The Chryseobacterium glaciei DNA window TCATCAGCGATTGTTAAAGCATAAGAAGGTGAGCAACAGATCACTTCCGGTTTAAAGTCTATGATTAAATCAACCTGTCTCGTTGTCATTCCTCCTGAAATCGGAAGAACGCTCATTCCTAATTTTTCTGCTCCGTAATGAAGTCCAAGCCCGCCCGTGAAAATTCCGTATCCATAAGCGTTATGTAACTGCATTCCCGGTTTTGCTCCGGCTGCATTCAAAGATCTTGCTACGACTTCGCTGAATAAATCAACATCTTCTTTTGTATATCCTACTACCGTTGGTTTTCCTGTTGTTCCGCTTGAACAGTGAATTCTCTGTAATTCATTCTTTGGAACCGTAAATAATCCAAACGGATAATTGTCTCTTAAATCCTGTTTGTAAGTAATCGGTAGTTTTGTAATATCTTCAATTGTCCTTATTTCCTGTGGAGATATTCCTAATTCATCAAATTTTCCTTTATAAAAATCCGACTTCTCCTCAAGATAACCCACCAAATCCACCAATCTTTCCGACTGGAGCTGTCTCAATTGGTCGAGCTGTAAGTATTCAACTGAAAAATCCACATTCATGACTAACTAACATTTGTTAGGTGTAAATTTAAAAAGAATTTGGGAGCTGACAAAATTTTTATGACTTTCGTCATATTTTGAATGATTCTAAATAATTAAGGCTAGAAATTATAGTGTGATTTGTCATTCAGAGCGGAACGAAGTGGAGCGTGGAATCTATACATCGTTTTTGTTGTAGCTGTCGAGATTCCTACGGATGACAAAGATTTTGGTTAAACCTTTGTGCAAAATCTTTAAGATTGAAAATTACTGTTTGTGATTTCCTAAAAGACCAAAAAGAACTTTATCCCTAATTTCATCAGTAATTTCAGTAGTGGATTCTATATTTCTTTTGAACCAGAAATAAGAATTGTTTAATGTATGAAGAATAAATCTTGTAGTAAAAGTAGATGATTTGAGTTCCCAGTTTTCGGCTTGATAAATTTCAGAAATCAGTTCTTCTACTTCCTGTTGATATTTTTTTCTTAATTCTACGAATTCGGGAAGTCTTTCCTCCAAATGTTTCCATTCATTAGAATAAATATGCGTAACATCACGATTTCTAAGAACTATTGATAAATGTTTATCGATGAATAAATTTAATTTATCTTTTGGATTGATGTCTGTATTTTTCACCAACTGAAGTTCGTCAAAGAATTCCTGAGCGATGCCAAAACAAATCCATTCCAGAATTTCTTCTTTAGAACGGATGTGCGCATATAAAGAAGCAGCTTTAATATTAAGCTTTGTCGCCAAGTCCCTCACAGAGCTGCCCATATACCCTTTCTCTTTGAAAAGTTCTACGGCAACGTCTAGTATTTTCCTTTGTTTTTCTTTTAACTCCATCTGGTAAACGCAAAAGTAATTATTTTGATTTTAATCTGTAGTTTTTTGAGCAATAAAACCCAGAAAAGTTTTAGGTTACATTTTAACACTGACGATTTTTCCATCATTTTAATTCAAATTATTATGAATCGGAAATTTTGTCGTTTTGTTTTTAATTAAAAATGCATATTTCGGAAATTATGTCTTAAATATTTGAAAATTTAATAATAGAACACTTTTTGCGATAAAGTAATCGAATTAAATGATAAATAATTGATAGCATTAAGAAACTGAGCCTTGAAATTTGGTTTCTTGATGTTTTTTAAGAAAATTAGACCAGATGTAACCATTACAAAAAATATAAAAATATGAACTTAAATCAATATACAGTAAAATCACAGGAAGCCATCCAGGCAGCACAGCAAGTTGCCATGGAATTTGGCAATCAAAGCATAGAACCTCAACATTTATTGGAAGGAATCTTTCAAATAGATGAAAATATATCGCCTTTCTTATTAAAAAAATCTGAAGCAGATGCCAATTTGGTAAGAGAGCGAAACCGTGAAAATTTAGAAAAGCTTCCAAAAGTACAGGGAGGAAATATTTACCTTTCACAATCAGCAAATAAAGTTTTGCTTGATGCTCCCAACATCGCCAAAAAAATGGGTGATGAATTCGTAACGATCGAACATTTGTGGCTTTCACTTTTAGAAACCAATTCTGAAGTGTCGAAAACATTGAAAGATATAGGCGTTACAAAAAGTCTTTTGGAAGGCGGAATTAAAGAATTAAGAAAAGGCAGTACTGCGACATCTGCAAGTTCAGAAGAAACCTATCAATCCTTAAAAAAATATGCTAAAAACTTCAACGAATTAGCAGCAGAAGGAAAATTAGATCCAGTTATTGGTCGTGATGAAGAAATCAGGAGAGTTTTACAGATTCTTTCAAGAAGAACGAAAAATAATCCGATTTTAATTGGTGAACCTGGCGTTGGTAAAACTGCCATCGCAGAAGGAATTGCCCACAGAATCATCAGCGGAGATATTCCTGAAAATTTGATGGATAAAACGTTGTATTCATTGGATATGGGAGCGTTGATTGCCGGTGCAAAATATAAAGGAGAATTTGAAGAAAGGTTAAAATCAGTTATCAATGAGGTTACAAAATCGGACGGACAAATTATCCTTTTCATCGACGAGATTCATACTTTGGTCGGAGCCGGAGGCGGTGAAGGCGCGATGGATGCTGCAAATATTCTAAAACCAGCCTTAGCAAGAGGAGAATTAAGAGCGATCGGTGCGACAACTTTAAATGAATATCAGAAATATTTTGAAAAAGATAAAGCCCTTGAAAGACGTTTCCAGAAAGTAATGGTGGAAGAACCGGATACTGAATCTGCAATCTCGATTCTTCGTGGAATTAAAGATAAATATGAAGCTCACCACAAAGTAAGAATCAAAGATGAAGCGATTATTGCTGCGGTAGAAATGTCTCAACGATATATTTCAGACCGATTTTTACCGGATAAAGCGATTGACCTTATTGATGAGGCTTCGGCTAAGTTGAGAATGGAAATCAATTCAAAACCTGAAGAATTGGATGTTTTAGACAGAAAATTAATGCAGATGGAAATTGAATTGGCTGCGATTTCACGAGAAGGCAATCAGACAAAAATTGACCATTTAAAAGAAGATATTTCGAAAATTTCTGAGGAAAGAAATGAAATTAATGCTAAATGGCTTAAAGAAAAACAAAAATCTGAGGATTTAACACAGATTAAAAAAGATATTGAATCTCTGAAATTAGAAGCAGAAAGAGCTTCAAGAGCAGGAGATTACGCAAAAGTTGCTGAAATTCAGTACGGAAAAATAAAAGAGAAAGAAGATGCTTTGCAAAAACTAGAATTAGAAATGCAAAATCATCAGAATGAATTGATTAAAGAAGAAGTAACCGCAGACAACATCTCTGAAGTCATTGGAAAATGGACGGGAATTCCTGTAACCAAACTTTTACAATCAGAAAGAGAAAAATTATTACATCTTGAGACAGAACTTCATCACAGAGTTGTTGGTCAAGAAGAAGCAATCGGTGCGGTTGCAGATGCGATCAGAAGAAACAGAGTTGGATTGAGCGACGAGAAAAAACCAATCGGATCTTTTCTTTTCTTAGGAACGACAGGTGTTGGTAAGACTGAACTTGCAAAAGCGTTGGCTGAGTTTTTATTCGACGATGAAAATAATATGACGAGAATTGATATGAGTGAATATCAGGAAAGACACAGTGTGTCTAGACTTGTTGGTGCGCCTCCGGGATATGTTGGATATGATGAAGGCGGTCAATTGACGGAAGCAGTGAGAAGAAGACCTTATTCAGTTGTGCTTTTAGATGAAATTGAAAAAGCGCATCCTGATGTTTTCAACACGTTGTTGCAAGTTTTGGATGATGGTCGTTTGACGGATAATAAAGGTAGAGTTGTAAATTTCAAAAACTCGATCATCATTATGACTTCGAATTTAGGTTCGCACATCATTCAGGAAAATTTTGAGAATATTACTGAAGAGAATCAAGATGAAATTGTTGATAAAACTAAAATTGAGGTTTTCGATCTATTGAAACAGACGTTACGTCCAGAATTCTTAAACAGAATTGACGAGACCGTATTGTTCCAACCTTTAAGAAAAAAAGAAATTGGAAAAATCGTTCAATATCAATTGAGAGGTTACAATGATCTGTTGGCAAAACGAAATATTATCATGACTTCTACTCAGGATGCTGTAGATTATTTAATGAACAAAGGTTATGATCCGGCTTTCGGAGCAAGACCCTTGAAAAGAGTAATTCAACAGGAAGTTTTAAATAAATTATCCAGAGAGATTCTTGCAGGAACGGTGAATGAAGGCGATAGAATCACATTAGATTATTTCGAGGAAACAGGTTTGGTGTTTAGACCTGCTGAAAAATAAGTAGTTTTTTTCATATATATTATTTTTGTAATAAGTGCTGTAGACCCAATCTACGGCACTTATTTTTTTATACAAATACGCCCAAACACTTAATAATTTTAATTAAACATAACAATCCGTAAAATCACGGAGAATTAATAGGAAAAAAACGTATCATTTAACATAAAAAATTTACGAAATTTGCAATACCAACTAACATTCTACTATAAAAGCTAACATTATGAAAACAAAACCTATCTTTAACGGAGACACTATCGAACTAACTGATGCTCCAAACACCATGTCTTCAGTATTTGTTAAAAAATTAATTGACAACTATCGTGATAATCAATTAGTTGCAATCAATACTAAATTCGGAATTCAAGATGCTCATTCTATCCGTTTCGATTTAACAACTTTGAAAAAATTCATTTCAGACATTGAGAATGAAGCGCAAAAAGTAAATCCAGCAATTACTGAAAATGATCTGGGCGTTAGATTTTACTACGCAGCATATCCACAGGCTAACAACTGGGATATCATGGAAGATACTCCGATCGGAACAAACTACGCAGGAAAACATACTTTAGTAATGATTCCAACATTAAAAATGGGGAATGCTGAAGGAGAAATTTTAAGCTATGACTTCAATCCTTTGGATGCTTCCACCTATAATCAAAACAATGATAATGACGGCGAACAGGAAGAAGTAATGGCTATGAATAAAGCTTTAACAGCTGTTTTATGTCAAAACCACGGAAACCTTATACCACCGGATGATAAAAAAGTTGAAGAATACTAAAAATTTTAATTAATATTAACGTAACAATATTTTAAGCATAAACACAATGACTGATTTCCAAAAATTGATATACGAATCTATGTTCTGGAGCGAGGGTATCGCTGCATTAATATCCGTTCTGTATTACAACCGTATAAAAAACCAATATTGGAAATACTTTGTGTTTTATCTGATCTTCATTTTCCTGTGTGAAGCTGTAGGAAAATGGGGAGGTAAGTTCATGGATTATGATAAAGCCGCGTTTTACAATTATTTTGTGATTCCCGTTCAGTTTACATTTTTCTATTGGCTGTACGCCTCAAAATCTTTTGGAAAGCCCAAACTCTTCATCACTTTATCCTTGGTCTATTTATTATCATTTATCCCCAGTGAGCTTCTTTTTTCAACAGATAAAGTCATGTTTTCTTTAAACTATACTTTAGGCTGCCTGATCTTGATGATCCTCGTAGTCATGGAATATTATCAACAGGTTAATTCCTCAAACATCCTGAATTTCAACAAAAACCCGATGTTTTATATTAATCTGGGCGTGACGTTATTTTATATCGGAACCTTACCTTTCTGGACGTTTTTTGCTTTTATTAAAACCTATAGAGAGATTTACGATATTTACTTTGCCTACTTTCTTATTTCAGGAATTATCATGTACTTATTATTCTCAATTTCATTCATATGGGGAAAACAGAGCTCTTAATAACGTTAATCCTATTCAACATATTTTTTGTGTTGTTTGTCGCCGCGATCATGGTTTATATCCGAAAATATAAGCAGCGTAAAAAGGAATATTTAACTGAAATTGAAATAAAAAACGAGATCCATCAGAAAGAACTTCTGGCAACACAGTTGGAAATTCAGCAGGCGACCATGCAGCAGATCGGGCGTGAGCTTCATGATAATATCGGACAGAAATTAACCCTTGTAAGCCTTTACACTCAGCAACTTTTATACGAAAATAAGGTTCCTGAGGTGAGT harbors:
- a CDS encoding TetR/AcrR family transcriptional regulator; its protein translation is MELKEKQRKILDVAVELFKEKGYMGSSVRDLATKLNIKAASLYAHIRSKEEILEWICFGIAQEFFDELQLVKNTDINPKDKLNLFIDKHLSIVLRNRDVTHIYSNEWKHLEERLPEFVELRKKYQQEVEELISEIYQAENWELKSSTFTTRFILHTLNNSYFWFKRNIESTTEITDEIRDKVLFGLLGNHKQ
- the clpB gene encoding ATP-dependent chaperone ClpB, which encodes MNLNQYTVKSQEAIQAAQQVAMEFGNQSIEPQHLLEGIFQIDENISPFLLKKSEADANLVRERNRENLEKLPKVQGGNIYLSQSANKVLLDAPNIAKKMGDEFVTIEHLWLSLLETNSEVSKTLKDIGVTKSLLEGGIKELRKGSTATSASSEETYQSLKKYAKNFNELAAEGKLDPVIGRDEEIRRVLQILSRRTKNNPILIGEPGVGKTAIAEGIAHRIISGDIPENLMDKTLYSLDMGALIAGAKYKGEFEERLKSVINEVTKSDGQIILFIDEIHTLVGAGGGEGAMDAANILKPALARGELRAIGATTLNEYQKYFEKDKALERRFQKVMVEEPDTESAISILRGIKDKYEAHHKVRIKDEAIIAAVEMSQRYISDRFLPDKAIDLIDEASAKLRMEINSKPEELDVLDRKLMQMEIELAAISREGNQTKIDHLKEDISKISEERNEINAKWLKEKQKSEDLTQIKKDIESLKLEAERASRAGDYAKVAEIQYGKIKEKEDALQKLELEMQNHQNELIKEEVTADNISEVIGKWTGIPVTKLLQSEREKLLHLETELHHRVVGQEEAIGAVADAIRRNRVGLSDEKKPIGSFLFLGTTGVGKTELAKALAEFLFDDENNMTRIDMSEYQERHSVSRLVGAPPGYVGYDEGGQLTEAVRRRPYSVVLLDEIEKAHPDVFNTLLQVLDDGRLTDNKGRVVNFKNSIIIMTSNLGSHIIQENFENITEENQDEIVDKTKIEVFDLLKQTLRPEFLNRIDETVLFQPLRKKEIGKIVQYQLRGYNDLLAKRNIIMTSTQDAVDYLMNKGYDPAFGARPLKRVIQQEVLNKLSREILAGTVNEGDRITLDYFEETGLVFRPAEK